One Streptomyces sp. NBC_01351 genomic region harbors:
- a CDS encoding sigma-70 family RNA polymerase sigma factor, with product MLSGSPDGGLPRRREVVRLFETHFGEYQQKVLAFLRYEFPDLHNYWEEIVQEALEHTLHVWLEGRNRPGCPPLPYMKKVARNLAIDSYRSPECPLDDCDLLPLVDERVVRRHEVFTPLDPATEIVLPALANMRRSKRKTVAEAQIQGKDEESIATDLGLPREQVRSLSSKAARDLREMDEVHDHIRPAHQRKSRRGEEDAGD from the coding sequence GTGCTAAGCGGTTCACCGGACGGAGGCCTCCCCCGCCGACGGGAGGTGGTCCGTCTGTTCGAGACCCACTTCGGGGAGTACCAGCAGAAGGTCTTGGCCTTCCTGCGGTACGAGTTCCCGGACCTGCACAACTACTGGGAGGAGATCGTGCAGGAGGCTTTGGAGCACACGCTGCATGTCTGGCTGGAAGGTCGGAACCGGCCGGGCTGCCCGCCTCTGCCCTACATGAAGAAGGTGGCACGCAACTTGGCCATCGACTCCTATCGGTCTCCCGAGTGCCCGCTGGACGACTGCGATCTGCTGCCGCTCGTCGACGAGCGGGTGGTGCGCCGGCACGAGGTGTTCACGCCTCTCGACCCCGCGACGGAGATCGTGCTCCCGGCCTTGGCGAACATGAGGCGATCAAAGCGTAAAACCGTCGCAGAAGCGCAGATTCAGGGAAAGGATGAGGAAAGCATCGCAACCGACCTGGGACTCCCGCGCGAACAGGTCCGGTCTCTGAGCAGCAAGGCAGCCAGGGATCTGCGTGAGATGGACGAAGTCCACGACCACATCCGTCCAGCACA
- the mobF gene encoding MobF family relaxase encodes MISVAKVQPGNAWRYYVRGVAFGDGRRPAGKPMKDAQEEAGLPPGVWMGLGLAALGLTAGSVVTERQAELLFGEGRHPDADRIERERLDEGADLETARRDTVLGQPIEEIQRRKQTPLLAFDFVFRAQASLIVLWALGDDHTRRVIERAHERAIATVLRWLEEEVAETRWSSGRERAKAPGLVVAAFRHFDNRDGFPLLHTHCLIANRVQRPDGSWYALDTRRLLQYVVAAGTLYTLTMTTEVCEELGLATVPREVTPGLRPVMEIAGVDSELIDWSSTRRQRIADALEGVTDEYVAKHGRLPGERARHGLGWWAAQDTRPDKKTPKPLEQLRAWWRASALWRFGVRMIDGLLERCRAAGAAIRARVSPLVDTVLAAVDVAAVVYTVRNAFARRHVLAEARRHLLETMRGRVFPPGLDNYIADKALDRHSRQLTVPQKGRRTPAPDQLTYTADFAWPARWWIAGTDGRPPRASTRYERAQVASLALQNAIRLARTAPPPVLDGAPAATASATARTDDHNHDQAAAAPHAVDHPGRDAALTPVQQAAAVHAHQQAAMPELLEGRTTDPATWISTPENLARFAAFKREADARRRAIADRPQPEQQADAASPASQQPHQHPRLAQGRGAAQQ; translated from the coding sequence ATGATCAGTGTCGCGAAGGTTCAGCCGGGGAATGCCTGGCGGTACTACGTACGGGGAGTAGCTTTCGGGGACGGCCGCCGCCCGGCTGGGAAGCCGATGAAGGACGCCCAGGAGGAAGCAGGTCTCCCGCCCGGGGTGTGGATGGGGTTGGGACTCGCTGCGCTCGGGCTCACCGCGGGCTCGGTGGTGACGGAGCGGCAGGCGGAGCTGCTGTTCGGGGAAGGCCGGCACCCGGACGCCGACCGCATTGAACGCGAGCGCCTGGACGAGGGCGCCGATCTGGAGACGGCGCGACGGGACACCGTCCTCGGGCAGCCGATCGAGGAGATCCAGCGGCGGAAGCAGACTCCGTTGCTCGCGTTCGACTTCGTGTTCCGTGCGCAGGCGTCCCTGATCGTGCTGTGGGCGCTGGGAGATGATCACACCCGGCGGGTCATCGAGCGGGCGCACGAGCGGGCCATCGCCACCGTGCTGCGCTGGCTGGAGGAGGAGGTCGCGGAGACCCGGTGGTCTTCAGGCCGGGAACGTGCGAAGGCCCCGGGCCTGGTCGTCGCGGCGTTCCGGCACTTCGACAACCGTGACGGGTTTCCCCTGCTTCATACGCACTGTCTGATCGCCAATCGGGTGCAGCGCCCGGACGGCTCCTGGTACGCGCTGGACACCCGCCGCCTCCTTCAGTATGTGGTGGCCGCCGGGACGCTCTACACCCTCACAATGACGACCGAGGTGTGTGAGGAGCTCGGGCTGGCGACCGTGCCCCGCGAGGTCACGCCGGGCCTGCGCCCGGTCATGGAGATAGCCGGGGTCGACTCAGAGCTGATCGACTGGTCCTCCACCCGCCGCCAGCGGATCGCAGACGCGCTGGAGGGCGTCACCGACGAGTACGTCGCCAAGCACGGGCGGCTGCCCGGCGAGCGCGCCCGCCACGGACTCGGCTGGTGGGCGGCGCAGGACACCCGCCCGGACAAGAAGACCCCGAAGCCCTTGGAGCAGCTGCGCGCGTGGTGGCGCGCTTCAGCGCTCTGGCGCTTCGGCGTGCGAATGATCGACGGGCTCCTGGAGCGGTGTCGGGCGGCCGGTGCGGCGATCCGGGCCCGGGTGAGCCCGCTGGTGGACACCGTGCTCGCCGCTGTCGACGTCGCCGCGGTCGTTTACACCGTCCGCAACGCCTTCGCCCGCCGCCATGTCCTGGCCGAAGCACGCCGGCATCTCCTGGAGACCATGCGCGGCCGCGTCTTTCCGCCAGGCCTGGACAACTACATCGCCGACAAGGCCCTGGACCGCCACTCGCGCCAGCTCACCGTGCCCCAGAAGGGCCGCCGGACCCCGGCGCCGGACCAGCTCACCTACACCGCCGACTTCGCCTGGCCCGCCCGCTGGTGGATCGCCGGTACAGACGGCAGGCCGCCGCGGGCGTCGACCCGGTACGAGCGGGCACAGGTCGCCAGCCTCGCTCTGCAGAACGCGATCCGCCTCGCTCGCACCGCACCCCCTCCGGTGCTGGACGGAGCGCCGGCCGCGACCGCGTCGGCCACCGCGCGCACCGACGACCACAACCACGACCAGGCGGCGGCCGCACCGCACGCCGTCGACCACCCCGGCCGGGACGCCGCCCTCACCCCAGTGCAGCAAGCCGCAGCCGTCCACGCCCACCAGCAGGCCGCGATGCCGGAGCTGCTGGAGGGACGCACGACCGATCCGGCGACGTGGATAAGCACGCCGGAGAACCTCGCCCGGTTCGCCGCCTTCAAGCGCGAGGCTGACGCCCGCCGCCGCGCCATCGCCGACCGGCCACAGCCCGAGCAGCAAGCCGACGCGGCCAGTCCCGCCAGCCAACAGCCGCACCAGCACCCCAGGCTGGCCCAGGGAAGAGGAGCGGCACAGCAGTGA